A part of Microthrixaceae bacterium genomic DNA contains:
- a CDS encoding pyridoxal phosphate-dependent aminotransferase, protein MRELTQASKLQGVVYEIRGPANAQAARLEAEGHQIIKLNIGNPAVYGFEAPEAILRDVLAALPEASGYTESRGIVSARRAVVSRYDLVPGFPDLDVDDVYLGNGVSELIMLTMQALLDDGDEVLIPAPDYPLWTAAVSLAGGTPVHYRCDENDGWNPDLADMAAKVSARTKAVLVINPNNPTGAVYSPEVLAGVAELAREHELLLLADEIYDRILYDGASHTSVASLAPDQLCITYNGLSKTYRVAGYRSGWMAITGPKNHAQGFLDGIDLLASSRLCPNAPAQHAIQAALGGQQSIEGLIGPAGRLLEQRDTAVEALSEIPGVSCVVPKGALYVFPRLDPEVHEIHDDSQMVLDLLLQEKILVVQGTGFNWPEPDHLRIVTLPWARDLKVAIERLGNFLSSYRQ, encoded by the coding sequence GTGCGTGAACTAACCCAGGCCAGCAAGCTTCAGGGCGTCGTCTATGAGATCCGGGGGCCGGCCAACGCCCAGGCCGCCCGGCTCGAGGCCGAGGGCCACCAGATCATCAAGCTGAACATCGGTAACCCAGCCGTGTACGGCTTCGAGGCCCCCGAAGCGATCCTGCGAGACGTGTTGGCCGCGCTGCCCGAGGCGTCGGGCTACACGGAGTCACGGGGCATCGTGTCGGCCCGCCGAGCAGTGGTGAGCCGATATGATCTGGTACCTGGCTTCCCCGACCTGGATGTGGACGACGTCTACCTGGGCAACGGCGTGTCCGAGCTGATCATGCTCACCATGCAGGCCCTCCTCGACGACGGTGACGAGGTCTTGATCCCCGCGCCCGACTATCCGCTGTGGACCGCGGCCGTGAGCCTGGCCGGTGGCACTCCGGTCCACTATCGCTGCGACGAGAACGACGGCTGGAACCCCGACCTGGCCGACATGGCCGCCAAGGTCAGCGCTCGCACCAAGGCCGTCCTGGTCATCAACCCCAACAACCCGACCGGTGCCGTCTACAGCCCGGAGGTATTGGCTGGTGTGGCTGAGCTGGCTCGCGAGCACGAGCTTTTGCTGCTGGCCGATGAGATCTACGACCGGATCCTCTATGACGGAGCTTCCCACACATCGGTGGCCTCGCTGGCTCCAGACCAGCTGTGCATCACATACAACGGGCTGTCCAAGACCTACCGGGTGGCGGGATACCGGTCGGGGTGGATGGCCATCACCGGACCCAAGAACCATGCCCAGGGATTCCTCGACGGCATCGACCTGTTGGCGTCATCGAGGTTGTGCCCCAACGCCCCTGCGCAGCACGCCATTCAGGCTGCCCTAGGCGGCCAGCAGTCCATCGAGGGTCTCATCGGTCCGGCCGGCCGACTGCTCGAGCAGCGTGACACTGCTGTCGAGGCCCTGTCTGAGATCCCCGGTGTCAGCTGTGTGGTCCCCAAGGGGGCGCTGTACGTCTTCCCCCGCCTCGACCCCGAGGTCCACGAGATCCACGACGACTCCCAGATGGTCCTCGATCTGTTGTTGCAGGAGAAGATCCTGGTGGTCCAAGGCACCGGCTTCAACTGGCCCGAGCCCGACCACCTGCGCATCGTCACCCTGCCCTGGGCCCGAGACCTGAAGGTGGCCATAGAACGCCTGGGCAACTTCCTGTCCAGCTACCGCCAATAG